In the Lutra lutra chromosome 12, mLutLut1.2, whole genome shotgun sequence genome, GACGACAAGCTGTCCGCAGCAAGGCCTCCTGGCCGTGCCTGCCGACATCCCGGCCGCCAGCCAGCGCGTCTTCCTGCATGGCAACCGCATCGCTCACGTGCCCGCCGCCAGCTTCCGTGCGTGCCGCAACCTCACCATCCTGTGGCTGCATTCAAACGCGCTGGCCCGCATTGACGCAGCTGCCTTCAGCGGCCTGGCCCTCCTCGAGCAGCTGGACCTCAGCGACAATGCGCAGCTGCGTGCCGTGGACCCCGCCACGTTCCGCGGCCTGAGCCGCCTGCACACCCTGCACCTGGACCGCTGCGGCTTGCAGGAGCTCGGCCCCGGGCTGTTCCGAGGCCTGGCTGCCCTGCAGTACCTCTACCTGCAGGACAACGGGCTGCAGGCACTGCCGGATGACGCCTTCCGCGACCTGGGCAACCTCACACACCTCTTCCTGCACGGCAACCGCATCCCCAGCGTGCCCGAGCGCGCCTTCCGTGGCCTGCACAGCCTCGACCGCCTCCTTCTGCATCAGAACCGCGTGGCCCGCGTGCACCCGCATGCCTTCCGTGACCTCGGCCGCCTCATGACGCTCTACCTGTTTGCTAACAACCTGTCGGCACTGCCAGCCGAGGCCCTGGCACCCCTGCGCGGCCTGCAGTACCTGCGGCTCAATGACAACCCCTGGGTGTGTGACTGCCGGGCACGCCCGCTCTGGGCCTGGCTGCAGCAGTTCCGCGGCTCCTCGTCTGAGCTGCTCTGCAGCCTGCCCCTGCGCCTGGCCGGCCGTGACCTCAAACGCCTGGCCGCCACTGACCTGGAGGGCTGCGCCATGGTGGCCCGGCCCTCGCGTCCCGTCTGGACTGGCAGGCCTGCCGACGAAGAGCTTCTGGGGCTGCCCAAGTGCTGCCAGCCCGATGCCGCAGACAAGGCCTTGGTGTTCGAGGCTGGGAGCCCGGCCTCTGCCGGCAACGCACTCAAGGGACGGGTGCCGTCCGGGGACAGCCCGCCGGGCAACGGCTCTGGCCCGCGGCACATCAACGACTCCCCCTTCGGGACCCTGCCCGGCTCGGCCGAGCCCCCACTGAGCGGGATGCGGCCTGAGGGCTGGGagcccccagggccccccaccACGGGCCCTCGCCGGAAGCCAGGCTGTTCCCGCAAGAACCGCACCCGCAGCCAGTGCCGCCTGGGCCAGGCAGGCAGCGGGGGCGGTGGGGCTGGGGACGCAGAGGGCTCGGGCGCCCTGCCCAGCCTCGCCCACAGCCTGGCTCCGCTGGGCCTCGCGCTGGTGCTGTGGACGGTGCTCGGGCCCTGCTGACCAGCCACCGAGCGGGAGGCCCTTCTCAGCAGTCAGGTGTGTGTACATACGGGGTCCCCTCGGCGCCACCAGCCAGCACCAGGCAGCAGGCCCTCCCTGATGGACGCGTCCCACCCGCCCACCCCATCTGCACCCCGTCATGTTTACAGGGTAGGGCGGAGCGTTTGTTCCAGAACGCCACCTCCCACCCGGATCGCGGTATATAGagatatgcattttattttacttgtgtaAAAATATCGGACGACGTGGAATAAAGAGATCTTTTCTTAAGCCGTGGCCTCTCAGGCTGGGGTGcggtgggcagggagaggcaggtggaCCCTGGAGAGGTAGCCCTGCCCCAGTCACAGGCCCATGGAGGCCCGAAAGGGAAGGGAGCTGCCTGCTGCTTCATCCTGCCATTTCAACCCAGTAGCACCCGTGGTGGTCACCAAGGATGCGTCAcacccctacccacctccccaccccccgcaccccagCCCTGAAGATTAACCGTCCGTTAGTCCATCAGGCAACTTAGCCACCTTCCCTTCGAGCTGGGTTGATAGCTGCATCTGTCTAGGGAGAGGTGTGCATCTGGCTGGACCACACACCAGGTGTAGCCAGTGcccccccagctcccccaccTGCAGCTCCATGTGGGTTGGGGGGCGGGGTCCCAGGAGGACATTGTGCGGGCAGACAGGGTGGCCCTGAAAGAGAGCTGAGTGGGTGAGGCCAGACCCCTCCTGTCCGAGATCTGGCAGGGTCATGTGTACTCTTACACCACGGCTCATGGTCTCATTCCAGACCCGCGGCCAGGCCTGCCTAGGCTCGTGCCCGGGTACATACGTGTGCACTCACACCATGCCAACCCCAGACACGGCCCTGCATGGGTCTGCGTGACCCCGCACACCCATGCACACCCACGGCAAGCACACGGGCAGGGCAAGGACCATGTGCGTGCTCACACAGGCACGCACACGTGTGCTTGCAGACACAGCACCCACAGCGCAGGCAAAAATATGCACACGCACGTTTTCTCAAGGCCTGGGCCCGTGAGGACGCAGACACAAAAGGGAAAGAGGCCACGTGGCCCATGGCTGAAGTTCCCCCATCCCCCTGGGGCAGGGGCCTCggggagcagggtgagggaggaagcacagtgagttgggggagggagtagGGGGAGCGTTGCTGGTGGAACCAGATGGCGGTGGGGGCGGCCAGGGCTCCAGAAGcccaagggagggaggaggagggggactcGCTCAGCAACCAGGCTCCTGGCTCCCCTACCCAGCTCCTCAGTGCCCACAGTGTGGGCTCAGACCCTCCCCCCCTGGGGATGAGGACAGAGCCAAGGGTCTTTTCTTGATCCTAGGTGCACCAGCACTGCCTGCACCACCACCCCACTCACCCACTGGTATGGGCCCTTGCTGTTTGTCCTTCTGCACAAAGGATGTCAGCATATTTGAGCTCAAAGACCTGACTGCTTTGAGACTCCCCAGGCTCAGAGCGGGCAGCTCAAGCAGGCCCGCACAGGGGTAGGGACACTGGTTGTGCAAAGCTCCTTTTCCAGCCCCTCTGGACCTGGAGACCCTATTACTGTCCCTTGATCACCTTTGCAGCGGTAGCTCTGTGGAGTCTGGTGTGGAGGTGTTGGATAGCCTCAGCCCCGTGCCTCAAGGCCCGCCATCAGTGCTCCCCGGTTTCTGGTCCCTGGGCATCAGTGGGCAGAGCTAGGATGAGGGTTTTTTAAATCCAGCTTTCCCCGGAGCAGACCCTGCCACGCCCAAGCAGATGCAGCCAAACTGCTAGGTCTGGGGAAGGGCTCCAAGCTGAGGCTGAGGGGTTTGCATAGCATGGTGGTCCCTGTGCTCCCACCACCTTCTTGGCCGTCAGGAAATGGTAGATGCCCCTTTGCAAAGAGCAGCTGCCCACCTGAGCTCCTCAGCTTGCATACCTCTCAGGACAGGGCACTCACTCACTAAGTTGAGCCTGCTCCTCACTGAGAGATACCTCAAGGCACTTTGAAGGCTGACTGTGTCTGTCATCACCAGCTGGCCCTCACATGGGGGCTGGAAGCCCACTGGCAGCTTggaagagcctggggccccatcCTGAGCCACGCCTTGCCTGACCGCCCCTCGCCCCAAGTCCTTGCTGGGCCCTGCCTCCATAGCACACGTTCCTAGGGGTGCCACCAGAGCTCATAGCCCCGACTTTGGGACTcggctccctccttccccctgggAGGGAGAAACCAAGGCCATGGCAAGGAGCAGGGACAAGAGGCCAACTAGGTTTTCAGAGGATGAAGCAGGTGGTGGGAGCCCAGGTGGAACTGGAGGGGCTAGAGGATCATATCCCACAGGTCTTGAGGCTTTGTCCTGAGATGGGCAAAGGCAGGATCTGATTTCCAGAGAAGGTCCGTTTGGCTGCTGTGTGCCCAACAGGGGCttgtgcagtggggagggggaccgGGGCCCAAGCAGGGTGTGGTAAGGGGATCAGGAGGGACATGGCTGCATTTCGATTTGGATCTGGCAGAAGGCAGAGATGGTGGGCAGGGCTCCCGGCGTCTGCCCTGAGCAGCCGGCATGGGGTGCCCCTCCCTGAGATGGGGGTGCAGGAGGAGCGGCCACCGTTGTCGAGGCCCAGGAGACATCTGGGCGGGGGTGTCGCGTGGGCTGTGCGGGCTGAGCTCAGGAGAGGGGCCTGGGCTGGAGGACAATTTGGGAGTCGTGAGCGTTTGGGTGATATTTACAGCCCAGGAAGTGATGAGATCACCGGCCGGTgctggtgaggggcagggaggggtgggagtgCTGAGCCCAGGGCTTCGGGCTCagctcctgcctgcccccacccgaTCCCCAACCCTCAAGCTGCTCCCTGCAGATTCCCTGAGGTGgggcccctgcccacccccggTGGGCGGGCGGCTGAGGTCCAGCCTGTCTCTCGAACCCTGAGATCTGTGCAGGAAGCTAATTAAACCCATGAGAAGTGGTGGTGGGTGTCAGCACCCCTCACCCCAACAGTGGCTGCCAGTTTACAGCGAGTGCTCCTGGCCTCCATCCAAAGATGCCAGGCCACCCACAGGGCAACCTGCGGACAGAGCACCCTTCACAGCTCACAGGTCAACACCGTCaagagcaagcaggggagggtGACCCCTGGTGCCGGGATTTGCTGGGGtccatggggtgggggagcagcccTCTTGGGGTGCCCCCAAGGGTCACTTCTCTGCCAGCCCCGATTCTGGGGCCCTAGGAAGATAGTGAGGTGCCCCCGCAGGCCCTCTGGAAGCCAAGGGGTCCCTGAGGCCCCCGTGTGTTGCCATCCACCCAGGGCCTGCAGGGttggttcaggtcctgggatagaagcTTCTGCCCCTATTTATCTGGCTGCCAGGGCTTTGCCCAGTAATCaaaagaattactttttaatgCTTAAATTAGTTCTGAAATAACAGAAGCAGCAGAATGTTCAGCAGTTGATGGTCGACTGATGTCCAGCGAGACCAAGAACATGCCGGAAACATGCTTATGGAGAAGTGTTTATTTGTTGGCCaagctggggcctggggcagcagggggGGGTCTCACAGCCAGGGCACCTGCCCTGCTCACGGCCCTGCCCCAGCGGGGACAGCTCACACGCATCGCCTCATTTCAGGTCCTCACAGGAAGAGGCTGCTGACACCTCCAGTGTGCAGACGAGGACACTGAGGCCGTGGGGCAGGCAAGGAGGCACCTGGGCAGCACTGGACCTACCCGAGGCCAGCACGCTTGTGCAGACGCACCTGCTGCCCACACGGCTCAGCCCCGAGCGCTGTGGCCAGCACGTGGCTTCCTCACCGCCTCAGCAGTCTCGCCCCAATGCCAGGACAGCACACAAACCGAGCAGCATTCTCTCTGCCTTATGCCAGTCAGTCTCAGGGTGTCCACCCAGGGCTGTCCCTCGGCCTGAGGGCAGCCCTCAGCCCCGTAGGCAGATACACTCCGAGCTGTGGTAGACATGGGACTACAAAGACGCAACTcgtccccctcccacccagcctcTCCGGCAGCCTTGCTCTTGGTCCGCCTTGTTCCACAACCCAtctctcttctcccaccctgGATGACAGGAGCCCTGGATGACAAGACCGGTCACCACATGCAGCACAGCCTGGCAAGGCTCCCCATGAAAGACACGGGCAGCCCCCGGGGGACAACAGCATTCTGGTTGTGGCTGCTCCCACCATGTGGCCAAGCTGGAACCCCTGAGGGAATCCCGGGGTCCGGCTTCATCTCCCACTTCTTATGCCCACCCCAGCTCCCAGTGCTGGAATGCCTCAGAATCCTCTTCCCAATAACCTCCCCTTTGCTTCAACTCTTCGCTCCGATTCAACCCTCTCCTCCAGGACGTCCTCCATGATCTCTCAGGCCCAGTCAGGTGGTTATGGAATAGATCCATATCACCCAGACCTTGCACAGCCAGAGCTCAGGGAGGTCCAGAATTGGGTTCTGGCCCAGGGCAGGTCACCACACCTCACTGGCTCTCAGTTTTCCAGCCAGTCATGAGGAGTGAGTAAATCCTCACGGCAGGGGTCCCCACAGCCCACAAAGCTGCTGTGAGAGGAGCCCAGTTCAGATGGACCACGGAGAGGCTCGAAGGCTGCCAGGATGGCTGAGGTGCCAACCGGTGAGGCTGGTTGAGGTGTTCCTGCTACGCCATCCCGAGGCAGTCCCATCCTCCAGCCGACCCACACACTGCAGGCTTGTCACTTGTCCCTCGGATCTCTGTGCAGAACACACCCTTGGACTCTCAGGCCCAGGCAAGCCAGGGGAGTCTCCTGAAGCCATGCAGCCGGGGGCGTGGCCAGGCCCGGCCACCTGAGCCCCACTCACCCCAGTGGGACTGCTGGAGCTGGCCTCAGGGACCCCTCACCATGACGTCATCTGGGTGCCCAGTCTGCCGCTATCCTGAGCATTGCACACGCagcacttccttcctccctgcagccgacaggggggcagggaggcaggcgaGGACCTGCCGACAACGGGAGGACAGCAGGACTCAAAGCTAGCTGTTGGGGTGACCTGGCCTCCTTGCTGGGGTGAGGTCTCCTCCAGCACATGGCTGGGTTGGGCTCAGTACAGGGGATCTTTACGCTCTGGTCCAGgttggggaagggcagggccCTTCCATCCAGAAACCTCCCAGTTCACCATGCATTTATTGGGTACCTACTGTGTGCGGAGTGGAACTAATGGGACCCCTTCCTAGAGACCAGCACAGGTCCTGCTGGGGCCTCTACTGTCCAGCTCCAGGCCACCTGGGCAGGAAGGGTAGGCCTGGGACTGGGTGAGGAGAAGCCAGTTACACGGGTCCGGCGTGTTGAATCCACACAGACGGAGGCATGAGGGGGGAGGCTTCTGTTGTCCCTGCACGTGCCCCAGCCTCGGTTGCCCTAGACAAAGCACAGGGACAGTGAAAGTCTCCTTCCCTGGCCCAAGCCCAGCCTGCTCTTCTGCGGGGAGGGCTAATTAAACCCGCCGCCGACAAACACCAGGGAACTGGAGGCCTCCGATCTGTCTTCACAAAGGGCTGTGCCGAGATTTATGGGCAATAAAGGAACATCCATCTCGGGGCAGTCAGAGGAGCGGCAGCAGGgcaggaggggtggagaggggaggcagCCCCCTCCCAAGGAGCACGCCAGCCGCATTTTGATGCCAGcaaaggaggggtgggggccAAGGTTTCAAGGGATGCTcaccaaggagagagagaaactaatgTGAACAATTAAGGAATGATGAAGACCTTACAGAGAAAACACCTTGACACACACATCGTGGCCTGGAAGGGTCTCAGGGAGGCAGAGCCAGCAAcgaggttgggggggggcagcCTGACAGGGAGCAGCTCAGTGACAGCCTGATGCCAcacaattatttttgaaaaatgatggaacagagagagagagagcagaatcggggggtgggggtgggggggctgctgtGGCCTCCAGAGTTTCAGGGGCCTCTGGGAGGGAGTTGCTCTGTTGAGGGGGGCGGAGCTCAGAACCACCAGGGCCTCTGAGAAAGGAGCAGGTCCCTTGGCCACCAGGAACAGCCACAGCCACACCCATGTACCTGGAGGTTCTCACCTACCAGcactctctggctctctgcccacctaacctccaccccaggacccctcTCCTGTGGCTGGCTAGGATCCAGTCAGGATTGGACCCTCCCTGCGTGTCAATTGCCCCGTTCATGCATCCCATCCTCTTGCCTGTCTTTCCACCCACCACTCAGCCCATCGATAACACCATCCCTGCTCTTCTCAATAGGTCCCACTCTGTCCGTCACGTGCTGGTTGGGGGACCGTGGTTTTCCCATCCCCAAGGTCAATATCATCCAGGACATGCTCTCCCGCTCCAACCACAGAaaccccccgcccctccaccgAGAAGTGCAGAGGGACAAACTGGTCACAAGTTCACATCCTGGGCCAAACGGACCCAGAGTGACCACCCATGCTGTCCCAGTGGGGCTATTGCCCCCATTTCTGCCTTACTGAAGGAAGGCTGTTGgccacccttctccccacccccaccaactgCTGAGTCTGGTCTGTTCAAGGGCCTGGGCTTGGAGGATGTGGATGACTTCAGCCCTGACATGGCCAAGGGGCAAAATGCCCCCCAAACCCGCAGGTTAACTGGAACACAAAGACTTGCAGATTTTCCCACCCCTTTAGGCTCATTCTGTAAAAACCAACCCCAATTAACACACCAAATAGAAGCACCCAGCACCAGCGCCGCATTCTAGAAATAGGACATGTGCTGGGGTGAGAACGGTGGTGGGGGCGAAGTGAGGGGGCGCCCGGCATCCACCGTCTCCACGGTAGCATCTCAGGAAAGTCTCAGTGTCCTCACCGCTGACGTGGGCATTCCAGACAGCAAGCATAGCGTCTGGCACCCAGTATTCCCCACCCAGTGATGCCCCACTACAGATGCTCTAAGACCAGGCTCTGAGgccacctcctcctggaagccagCTCTGACAGCACTCACTCAGCCCTGGAGTCTGAGCCCTCACCCAGCGCTACACCCACTGCTGACAAAGCCCCGATTGTGTTAGGTATTGACTCAAATTCTCCAAATGTAACCCAGGGTGACCCTGTCTGCTCCCTGGGATGGGCAAGGGTCAGGCATGCCCTGGATGCTTCTGGAAAGGATTCCTTAGTCTGGAAAAGGAATGAGAACAAAGGTGACACCTAGAACAGCATCCAGCTTCCTGGAACTGCAGGACCAGCCTGAGCCAGAACCAGGCACTGAGGACAGTTGGCACCGCTAAGGGGGGACCCTGGTACCCACTTAGGAGGAGtctgttcctcctcctgctgGCTGAGACCCAGCCGCCTACCATGCAATCAGTCATCTATCTCAGTCAGGGTCTCTCTCCTGTAGCCCTCGGGGGCTGGGGCCCACCATCACCAGTAGGGAGAGGGGACTTGGAAGGACAAAGGAGGAAAAGTTGGGGCGGGCATTGGGGCCTGTGCAGCTTGGATGGGAGACAGCTCTCGTCCGGGGACCCTGCACCAGCAGCCCCTCATCTCTCACCCAAAGAACTGCTAAAAGCCAGTGGGGAGCTAAGGAGCAGATGACCCTCCACATGTGGGGGTCCCAGCCCTGCCAGAGAAACTAAAAACCATTTCTCTTGGCCCTGTGGAGACCCAGCCTGTGGTCACTGGCATCCTCTCCTATGTGTGTCACAGCTGCTCGTCCCTGAAGGCCCCATGGAAGGAGGGactcactcctccccacccccacctggccAAGCACCAGGAAGGCCATCCTGGCAAAAGGAACAGCCTGTGCGTGGCCTGACACAGGACAGCAAGAGGCCAATGGCTTACCCTGAGCTTGGGGAGCCTCCGTGGGGGATGGGACAGGGCAGGGACCTGAGCCAGGTGTGCATGGGCTCACCTGACTCCCTTACCAGCAGCCTATGTAGGGTGGGGGCAGAGTGTCCCCAGGAAATCCAGTAAAGGGTGCTGAGCAGGGCCAGGGTGaagctgagaaaagagagaggtgaCCCTGGACCCCAGTAGAAGGATGAAGCTGTAAGGTTTGTCTCACTTGCCTCTGGGGTCCCCAGGCCCCTTTGATGGGTGACTGCTGTTGCCTGACACAAAGACTTCCTTGCTCCCAGCTGGCCTCTAGCTTGGCTGGCTGCCTATCAAGCTGGAGATCCGAGCAGGCGCTCAATAATGCAGGATTTGACTTGCAAAATTGGCGAAGCAGCGCTAATAAGAGGACGCACTCATAtgggagtgggggtagggacCTGAAATCCAGGCTTTGAGGGCAGAACACCCCTGGCTTCAGGGGACCCTGAGCCTGCCACCCTAGTCCCTGCCTGCTCAGGGCCCAAGGGCATAGAGTGTTGTGAGCAGACAGACAGCCCATACTGGGGGAACAGTGCACCCCACCTGCTCATCCCACGGCCTTAAGTAGGCAAAGCCactggggccaggggtgggggcctGCAGGCCACAGCATGTGGCAACTTTTCCTTCCCTATGCCCTCGTGAGGAAGGCCTGGGGGCACAGGGTATGTCTTACCTGACTCTCCCTCATGCCATCTCTGTTCTGGGGGCCTCACACATCCCTCCTGTCCCAGCCAGGACCACCACTGCTGTGGCTCTGAGTGCGGGTCACCTTCAGTCTTTACAACAGCAAcccatcccctctgcctggcCCCCCATGGGGACTCAGGGTCTGGCCGGGTGAGCCAGGCAAAGTCAGGGACCTGAGTACCCTCAGCAGGGGCTGAGCTCAGCACATGGATGGGGTGACCTACAGGTGACATGTGGGGAAAGATGCTGTGTCTGGGTGAGTGTCCCCATGGGACAGGCCAAAGGCACATGGCTGGGGTCAAAGGTTGAGGTCCCCTCCCTGGGCCATGTGCAGGCTGAGACAGGCCTTGTTTGAGTTGGAGGGCCACAGACCACGAGGAGCTCCTTCATGGACACCCTACAGCATGTGGGGCCTatgggagggggacagagggaggagagtgagGGGCTGGCCAGGGACCCCACGGAGCCCCAAGGTCTCAGCAACacattctccttccccttctcaacGTGTCCCCATCACAGCGCCGGCCACACCGAGTTGTGGGCCAGCAGAGGAGGACACAGTCCAGGCTGCATATTGTGGCCAGCTGTTCATTTAACCAGGAAATTCCCCAATTACGGCTCTGTCACTGAGGCCGGCTGGTGTGCTGGCTGCGTGTGGCCATGGCCCAGAAACAGAGCTGATCTGGAACATCAGAGAGTGCAAGCAAGAGGCACAGGGCACCCAACAAAGCTTTGCCACCACGTGGCATTTTCCCAGCAACGGCTGAGTGGATGTGAGGGGTGCCTCGTCCCCAGCCCCCACTGTCCCCAGCAGGTCCTTGTCCTCCTGTGTCCTGCCCAAGGACTCTGTGCccgccctccacctcccctctgcaccTGGCTGGAGTCTGTACCCAGAGGACTCCCAGCACATCGGCTGAGGGGGCCAGCAGGTGTGGCAGCAAGGGGGTCCCCTAGGAGAAAGGCTCTCTCCCTGGTACCCAGCATCATCACCACTGCGCTGTTCAGTCTGCCTGCTGCCACTGGTGCGCAGAGGCTATGTATGGTTGCCCCAGGGCAGGCTGGGCCCAAGGGCGCCCCTGCACTCTGCCTGGCCTGCAGCACGCCCCCACACTTCCCCTTTTAATTGGGCCTTCTCCCTGACAGAGTGCCATGCCAGCCTGTTCTGTCAATGTCGGCACAATCTTTGCTCACTGAAGCCTGGCGGAGTGGAGAGGCCGGTGCCACAGAAATAGCTCCAGGCCCCTGGGATACGCGCAGCCGGAGCAGGGAGGGCATAGACCCCAGGTGTGTTGGCAACAGGCCTTCCTCAAGCCATGGCTTGGTCCAGGCTCCAGACACCTCCAAGGGACGCAGGGAGGTTCCACACCCAGCTCGGCCACATGGGCACTGGGCCAAGATAATGTGCATGGTTAGCATCTGGTGGGGCACCCAGCCTGAACAGCAGGATCCAAGAAGTCCCAGGATGAACTGCCATCATTCCTCCTCCTCGAGGGCGGGTGTGGGGCCCACGTGGGACTTAAGTCTTCTCCCTCcaccagccaccctctccctacctgcctAACACAGAATCCACTGGTCCTTTTTACAAATGTGGGTCCAGTCTGCTCACAGGAGGGTGGGTTGGCAAGTCTGGGGACCTGAAATGGATCAAGTATGCTCGGTGACTCCTATGACCAGGCACATCTGGGACATGGACCCCAAAATGCTGTCCTCCAAATGGAGAGATTTAACTAGGAAGAACCAAGGATACACACTGTGATTTTGTAACCGGGGAAACTACAGATGAAGACACCAAGAGGAGCGTGGAGGAATCCTAGGATGAGACAGAGCAGGGCCATCGGGCTAACCCTCTATTGGCCTCCTGCTGCTGGAAGGTGGTC is a window encoding:
- the RTN4R gene encoding reticulon-4 receptor yields the protein MKRASAGGSQLLAWVLWLQAWRVAAPCPGACVCYNEPKVTTSCPQQGLLAVPADIPAASQRVFLHGNRIAHVPAASFRACRNLTILWLHSNALARIDAAAFSGLALLEQLDLSDNAQLRAVDPATFRGLSRLHTLHLDRCGLQELGPGLFRGLAALQYLYLQDNGLQALPDDAFRDLGNLTHLFLHGNRIPSVPERAFRGLHSLDRLLLHQNRVARVHPHAFRDLGRLMTLYLFANNLSALPAEALAPLRGLQYLRLNDNPWVCDCRARPLWAWLQQFRGSSSELLCSLPLRLAGRDLKRLAATDLEGCAMVARPSRPVWTGRPADEELLGLPKCCQPDAADKALVFEAGSPASAGNALKGRVPSGDSPPGNGSGPRHINDSPFGTLPGSAEPPLSGMRPEGWEPPGPPTTGPRRKPGCSRKNRTRSQCRLGQAGSGGGGAGDAEGSGALPSLAHSLAPLGLALVLWTVLGPC